A region of Paenimyroides aestuarii DNA encodes the following proteins:
- a CDS encoding PorP/SprF family type IX secretion system membrane protein has product MKINKSIVAVVCILLGSLKGFAQQDPHYTQYMYNQSILNPAYAGINEYMSTGVLYRSQWLGMNDAPKTATAFVHTPVAKNLGVGLSFINDNIGPVSENNVYADVSYTIRLGQGHSLALGVKGGVTMQNIGLFSDINSTLPEKSDIVFAEDSSATNFNVGAGLFYFTNKYYVGFSMPNFLQNTFVEKNNRKFGTDVAHMFLTGGYVFDLNREWKLKPSTMLKMAVESPVSADLSVNALYDEKLEFGVSYRLQDSFGAMVNYRVTPKLRVGYAYDYVTSALNYSTSGSHEVFILFDIFYKKKVSSSPRFF; this is encoded by the coding sequence ATGAAAATAAATAAGAGTATTGTTGCAGTAGTTTGTATTTTACTGGGGAGCTTAAAAGGTTTTGCCCAACAAGATCCTCATTATACGCAGTATATGTACAATCAAAGTATATTAAACCCTGCGTATGCAGGTATAAATGAATATATGTCAACCGGGGTGTTATACAGGTCACAATGGCTGGGTATGAACGACGCTCCTAAAACAGCAACCGCTTTTGTGCATACACCGGTTGCAAAAAATTTAGGTGTTGGTTTATCATTTATTAATGATAATATCGGTCCCGTAAGCGAAAATAATGTGTATGCTGATGTTTCTTATACCATCCGTTTAGGACAAGGTCATAGTTTGGCTTTGGGGGTTAAAGGAGGTGTTACTATGCAAAACATTGGCTTGTTTAGCGATATTAATAGTACATTACCTGAAAAAAGTGATATTGTTTTTGCAGAAGACAGTAGCGCTACTAATTTCAATGTGGGTGCAGGTTTGTTTTATTTTACAAATAAGTACTATGTTGGTTTTAGTATGCCTAACTTTTTGCAAAATACTTTTGTTGAAAAAAATAACAGAAAATTTGGTACCGATGTGGCGCACATGTTCTTAACAGGTGGATATGTATTTGATTTGAACAGAGAATGGAAACTAAAACCATCAACCATGTTAAAAATGGCTGTGGAATCTCCGGTTTCGGCAGATCTTTCTGTGAACGCTTTATACGATGAAAAATTAGAGTTTGGTGTAAGTTACCGTTTGCAAGATTCATTTGGAGCTATGGTAAATTATAGAGTTACACCAAAATTAAGAGTAGGTTATGCATACGATTATGTTACTTCAGCGCTAAATTATTCAACAAGCGGATCACACGAAGTTTTCATTTTGTTTGATATTTTCTACAAGAAAAAAGTATCTAGTTCACCACGTTTCTTCTAA
- a CDS encoding DUF2480 family protein, translating to MEEEIINKVAQSSLVVFDLEDYFPAEEAVVVDISQWLYEGFVLKEKEFRAALKEVDFTVYQNKLVALTCSTDAILPSWAFMLVSSYLQPFAKQVNQGSLTDLYLAFYQNLINTIDFSVYQDQPVIIKGCSKKAIPEEAYVMATQKMMHHARSIMFGEACSAVPIYKRKKIEN from the coding sequence ATGGAAGAAGAAATCATTAATAAAGTGGCACAAAGCAGCTTGGTGGTTTTTGATTTAGAAGATTACTTTCCTGCTGAAGAAGCTGTTGTTGTAGATATTTCGCAATGGCTGTATGAAGGTTTTGTTTTGAAAGAAAAAGAATTCAGAGCGGCTTTAAAAGAGGTTGATTTTACCGTGTATCAAAATAAATTGGTCGCACTCACTTGTAGTACCGATGCCATTTTACCCTCATGGGCATTTATGTTGGTATCCTCCTATCTACAACCATTTGCAAAACAAGTTAATCAAGGCTCGTTGACCGATTTATACCTCGCATTTTATCAAAACCTTATCAATACCATCGATTTTTCGGTTTATCAAGATCAACCCGTAATCATAAAAGGTTGTTCTAAAAAAGCCATTCCCGAAGAGGCATACGTGATGGCAACCCAAAAAATGATGCACCACGCACGATCAATCATGTTTGGCGAAGCGTGTTCGGCAGTGCCTATATATAAAAGAAAAAAAATAGAAAATTAG
- the hflX gene encoding GTPase HflX, protein MLEKEEINYEKAVLVGIITQNQSEDKLQEYLDELAFLTQTAGGEVVKRFTQKMDKPNPKTFVGTGKLEEIELFAKEHKIDTVIFDDELTPAQQKNLSRQLDCKVLDRTNLILDIFAQRAQTSYARTQVELAQFQYLLPRLTGMWTHLERQRGGIGMRGPGETEIETDRRIVRDRIALLKEKIRTIDRQMAVQRSNRGAMVRVALVGYTNVGKSTLMNAMGKSEVFVENKLFATLDTTVRKVVIKNLPFLLSDTVGFIRKLPTQLVESFKSTLDEVREADLLLHVVDISHPEFEDHIESVQQILKDIKSDDKPTIMIFNKIDAYKPAYFDEEDLIIARTSKHYTIDEWKKTWMNKVGKEHTVFISATEKENFEELREKVYEAVRQIHITRFPYNNFLYPEYTENDANEE, encoded by the coding sequence ATGTTAGAAAAAGAAGAGATTAATTATGAAAAAGCAGTATTGGTGGGCATTATTACCCAAAATCAATCTGAAGATAAATTGCAGGAATATCTGGATGAACTGGCATTCTTAACCCAAACTGCTGGTGGAGAAGTGGTGAAAAGGTTTACTCAAAAAATGGATAAGCCCAATCCTAAAACATTTGTAGGAACCGGAAAATTGGAAGAAATTGAGCTTTTTGCAAAGGAACACAAAATTGACACCGTTATTTTTGACGATGAATTAACTCCGGCACAGCAAAAAAACTTATCGCGGCAATTAGATTGTAAGGTTTTAGATCGTACCAATTTAATCTTAGATATTTTTGCCCAACGCGCACAAACTTCCTACGCAAGGACGCAAGTAGAATTGGCACAATTTCAATATTTGTTACCCCGATTAACTGGTATGTGGACCCACTTGGAACGCCAACGTGGAGGTATTGGAATGCGCGGACCGGGGGAAACCGAAATTGAAACCGACCGCCGAATTGTTCGTGACCGCATTGCTTTGCTGAAAGAAAAAATTCGTACTATTGACCGCCAAATGGCTGTGCAACGCAGCAATCGCGGCGCTATGGTTCGGGTGGCCTTGGTGGGATATACCAATGTAGGAAAATCTACATTGATGAACGCAATGGGAAAAAGTGAAGTGTTTGTTGAAAACAAATTGTTTGCAACTTTGGATACAACTGTTCGAAAAGTGGTTATAAAAAACCTTCCTTTTTTACTTTCAGATACGGTAGGGTTTATTAGAAAATTACCTACTCAGTTGGTAGAATCTTTTAAATCTACTTTAGATGAAGTACGCGAAGCAGATTTATTATTACATGTTGTGGACATTTCGCATCCTGAATTTGAAGACCATATTGAATCGGTACAACAAATTTTAAAAGATATCAAAAGCGATGACAAGCCCACAATTATGATTTTTAACAAAATTGATGCTTACAAACCTGCATATTTTGACGAAGAAGACTTGATAATAGCGCGCACCTCTAAGCACTACACTATTGATGAATGGAAAAAAACATGGATGAATAAAGTAGGTAAAGAACACACTGTATTTATTTCGGCTACTGAAAAAGAAAATTTTGAAGAATTACGCGAAAAGGTTTACGAAGCTGTTAGGCAAATTCATATTACCCGCTTTCCGTATAATAACTTTCTTTATCCGGAATACACCGAAAATGATGCTAATGAAGAGTAA
- a CDS encoding iron-sulfur cluster assembly protein, producing the protein MEEQIDMNELGENIVRVLKTIFDPEIPVDIYELGLIYDVFVNESYEVKILMTLTSPNCPVAETLPMEVKEKVSSIDKVKDVELELTFDPPWDKDMMSEEAKLELGML; encoded by the coding sequence ATGGAAGAACAAATAGATATGAACGAATTAGGAGAAAATATCGTTCGCGTTTTAAAAACCATTTTCGACCCCGAAATACCTGTAGATATTTACGAATTAGGATTAATTTACGACGTGTTTGTAAACGAAAGTTACGAAGTAAAAATTCTAATGACACTAACATCTCCCAACTGTCCCGTGGCCGAAACCCTGCCTATGGAGGTAAAAGAAAAAGTAAGCTCTATTGACAAAGTGAAAGATGTGGAATTAGAATTAACTTTCGATCCGCCTTGGGACAAAGACATGATGAGCGAAGAAGCAAAACTAGAACTTGGAATGTTGTAA
- a CDS encoding gliding motility-associated C-terminal domain-containing protein: MLLTSATVRVSAQDNSDPGPTCFDVSIRPENNPYYLENKDQYVVCKDQLVTITPTIDAPLKRTNLYEVEEIPFNPFPYTGTDIPFTNLVDYRADSDIDLPFDFCYFDETWNKISVHSNGYLSFTNGTNHKTQYPQGGNTPSFTLPANADGVTNTIMFWKHTHWMTGMQGAIRYAVYGEAPCRVVVITYFEQLAFQLDPNACLPALIPPQTHQIALYETTNFIDIIVTQHNGCPLTNDGNAILGINNANGTQAYTAPNKNLAIYDIVQQSWRFKPAGEQWYRMEWLVDGVLQSNQNAPFDVVIDKTKIITAKIIPFDCDGEDKDEDFDKYEVRFRPAIDLDEIELDRLIVCDKNQNTYNLNEIAQMVKDGQPNVDPAELDKLTFLYYPTEDDAINKTNRITNPREYPIQMGENELYVRVESEIANCFEIAKALIIKAPVEVKTPVDVNNCFGYELPVLTDDEFYYKLERLDEDGNFVVSTLPQPSEKQVIDVVGYYRVSIKKTNEYGCEDVKSFILFVESCSFPKGISPNGDGANDYLDLTYNNVQELKIYNRYGKLVYEHGKGYKRQWSGQDSSGKILPSGTYFMYVKTKDSEYQDWIQLMYEVK; this comes from the coding sequence TTGCTTTTAACCTCTGCTACAGTAAGGGTATCAGCGCAGGATAACAGTGATCCAGGACCTACTTGTTTCGATGTATCAATTCGACCTGAAAATAATCCGTACTATTTAGAGAACAAAGATCAATATGTGGTATGTAAAGATCAGTTAGTTACTATTACCCCAACTATTGATGCTCCACTTAAAAGAACAAATCTGTATGAGGTAGAAGAGATTCCTTTTAATCCTTTTCCATATACAGGAACGGATATTCCATTTACAAATCTTGTAGATTATAGAGCAGATAGTGATATTGATTTGCCTTTTGATTTTTGCTACTTTGATGAAACTTGGAATAAAATTTCCGTACATTCTAATGGGTACTTATCATTTACCAACGGAACAAACCACAAAACACAATATCCTCAGGGAGGAAACACTCCTTCTTTTACACTTCCTGCTAATGCAGATGGTGTGACTAATACCATCATGTTTTGGAAGCATACGCATTGGATGACTGGAATGCAAGGTGCAATAAGATATGCAGTTTATGGAGAGGCGCCATGTAGAGTAGTTGTCATTACTTATTTTGAACAATTAGCATTTCAGTTAGATCCTAATGCATGCTTACCTGCTTTGATTCCTCCTCAAACTCACCAAATTGCTTTATATGAAACAACAAATTTTATTGATATAATAGTTACACAACACAATGGATGTCCGTTAACTAATGACGGAAATGCCATTTTAGGTATCAATAATGCAAATGGAACACAAGCTTATACGGCACCAAATAAAAATCTTGCTATTTATGATATTGTTCAACAGTCATGGAGGTTTAAACCGGCTGGAGAGCAATGGTATCGAATGGAATGGTTGGTAGATGGTGTGTTGCAAAGTAACCAAAATGCCCCTTTTGATGTGGTGATAGACAAAACTAAAATCATTACTGCTAAAATTATTCCTTTTGACTGTGATGGAGAGGATAAAGATGAAGATTTTGATAAATACGAAGTACGATTTAGACCTGCTATTGATCTGGATGAAATTGAATTGGATCGCTTAATTGTATGTGATAAAAATCAGAACACCTATAACTTGAATGAAATAGCACAAATGGTAAAAGATGGTCAGCCAAATGTGGATCCGGCAGAGTTAGATAAGCTTACCTTCTTGTATTATCCAACAGAAGATGATGCTATAAACAAAACAAATCGTATCACAAATCCTCGTGAATACCCAATTCAAATGGGTGAGAATGAATTATATGTGAGAGTAGAATCAGAAATTGCTAACTGTTTTGAAATTGCTAAAGCTTTAATAATAAAGGCGCCGGTTGAAGTTAAAACACCAGTTGATGTTAATAATTGTTTTGGATACGAACTACCTGTTTTAACAGATGATGAGTTTTACTATAAATTGGAACGACTTGATGAAGATGGTAACTTTGTAGTTAGTACATTACCACAACCTTCGGAAAAGCAAGTGATTGATGTGGTAGGGTATTACAGAGTTTCTATTAAAAAAACCAATGAATATGGATGTGAAGATGTTAAATCATTTATCTTGTTTGTAGAAAGCTGTAGTTTTCCTAAAGGAATTTCGCCAAACGGAGATGGTGCAAATGATTATTTAGATTTAACCTATAATAATGTACAAGAGTTGAAAATATACAACCGCTATGGAAAACTTGTATACGAGCATGGAAAAGGCTATAAAAGACAGTGGAGTGGTCAAGATTCTAGCGGTAAAATATTACCTTCAGGTACTTACTTTATGTATGTAAAAACAAAAGATAGTGAGTATCAAGATTGGATTCAATTAATGTATGAAGTGAAATAA
- a CDS encoding DUF3078 domain-containing protein, translating to MKKIIFASFLLASQVFQAQEAEVKKDTLWTKKGVIAILGSQSSFSQWQAGGANNVAINGSLNYDINYKKADWVWDNKFIASYGINKISGQDQQKTDDRLEINSVLGKKAKGEWYYSAFTNFKTQFDVGLNPDDQTERISHFMSPAFWQTGLGMLWKKNDNFKVNIAPATARFIFVHKHFTDFKESFGVEQGKSMRFELGASVNAYYKVQLMENFSVENILNLYSNYLEDPQNVDIDYQLNAVLKVNKYISTNLTFQALYDDNAYKGFQTRHTLGVGLNYMF from the coding sequence ATGAAGAAAATTATTTTTGCGAGTTTTTTGCTTGCTTCACAAGTCTTTCAAGCCCAAGAAGCAGAGGTTAAAAAAGACACCTTGTGGACTAAAAAAGGAGTTATTGCCATTTTGGGCAGCCAGTCTAGTTTTTCACAATGGCAAGCCGGTGGTGCTAATAACGTAGCAATAAACGGATCTTTGAATTATGACATCAATTATAAAAAAGCTGATTGGGTTTGGGATAACAAATTCATTGCTTCGTACGGTATCAATAAAATCAGCGGACAAGATCAACAAAAAACCGACGACCGTTTAGAGATTAATTCCGTTTTGGGAAAAAAAGCAAAAGGCGAGTGGTACTACTCTGCGTTTACCAATTTCAAAACCCAATTTGATGTTGGTTTAAACCCAGATGATCAAACCGAACGAATATCGCACTTCATGTCGCCAGCATTTTGGCAAACAGGTTTAGGAATGTTGTGGAAGAAAAACGATAATTTTAAAGTAAATATTGCACCAGCAACTGCACGCTTTATTTTCGTACACAAACACTTTACCGACTTCAAAGAATCGTTTGGTGTGGAACAAGGAAAAAGCATGCGTTTTGAATTAGGTGCATCCGTAAATGCCTATTACAAAGTACAGCTCATGGAAAATTTCTCGGTAGAAAATATCCTTAATCTTTACAGTAATTATTTAGAAGATCCGCAAAATGTAGATATCGATTATCAATTAAATGCGGTTTTAAAAGTGAATAAGTATATTTCTACGAATTTAACCTTCCAAGCCCTTTATGATGACAACGCTTATAAAGGTTTTCAAACCCGCCATACATTAGGTGTAGGGTTAAATTATATGTTTTAA
- a CDS encoding SufE family protein yields the protein MTIKEIQEEIVDEFALFDDWMQRYEYIIELGKSLPLINDQYKIEENLIRGCQSQVWLHAEKKDDTIVFTADSDAILTKGIIAILIRVFSNQKAVDVMNADTSFIDEIGLKEHLSPTRANGLVSMIKQIKLYAIALQAN from the coding sequence ATGACAATTAAAGAAATACAAGAAGAAATAGTAGATGAATTTGCCCTCTTCGATGATTGGATGCAGCGATATGAATACATTATTGAATTGGGAAAATCACTGCCATTAATCAACGATCAATATAAAATAGAAGAAAATTTAATACGTGGATGCCAATCGCAAGTATGGTTGCACGCCGAAAAAAAAGACGATACCATTGTTTTTACTGCCGATAGCGATGCCATTCTTACCAAAGGAATCATTGCCATACTCATTAGGGTATTTTCAAACCAAAAAGCAGTTGATGTAATGAATGCCGACACATCGTTTATCGATGAAATTGGTTTAAAAGAACATTTATCGCCCACGCGTGCCAACGGTTTGGTATCAATGATAAAACAAATAAAATTATATGCAATCGCCCTTCAAGCCAACTAA